A segment of the Dunckerocampus dactyliophorus isolate RoL2022-P2 chromosome 19, RoL_Ddac_1.1, whole genome shotgun sequence genome:
aaaaatcttcataagaaatggctagctatactttcttaatataagattatttttcttaagTGAAAATTGCTCGacaagttattttttctttttaagatatgttttttttaaaatttgacttttttactttcttgaaatttagCTTTTGCAGTGTAGGTATTGTCAGAAAATATAATAGTACTAACATTTTGCTAAAATCTAGCCTCATAAAAGCAAATTTTGTCTGAATTTAAGAATCTCATAAGAGCATTTGTCTTACTTCTTTccttgtaataagaacatttgacTTAAATCTAGCTATGTGACTATTTAgattaagaataaaactggtttctaaactttctaaatttaagaatggactcacacacagaaaataaatgtaaaggttTGCTGTTTTcggaccaatgtgaaggctgcacagcaaatttcatagcaCGTACCAAGATTCATTTAATTAAATGCAGTCATAAAATCtgccaaaaaagaattctgatagtgtttatgacaataggttttcctaaatgacgtgaattttagatacaatcacactttttttttttttaaataaaaaatgtccatccatatcatttgcttcatgcttgttgaaacgaagtaaccaacataactagcATGCGGGCAAGAAGCGACGCTGActgagtggttagtatgttcaCCCCACAATCAGCCAACACGGGTTCAAATCACCGTCGGAACACATCTGTGCAGTCCCCCCGTGTACTGGCTTCCTTCCATGtgcatgataagtgaattggaagctgtaggaaaataaagtaataCTCCTACATATAGAATATGCATAGTTTTGCTTAAATCTAGCctcataaaagcacattttatctcaatttatgaacatttgacttaaatctagctatgtgattaagaacaacttgcttattttaggactcattatattcttaaaagtcataagaaaaatattccagttatatgaattctagccaagcaactTTTTCTTACCAGattggcagaattttttgcttcaaataagaaaagttgtctcattttagTATAATCTGGGCTTCTTTCAAGCACggctttttttgcagtgtgcacCCCTACCAATCACCCCAAAtcacaaaacatttcaaaatatactATAGGATagaatggcttttttttccccaataaaataatgaaataacaaTCTCTGGTCAAATCACATCAATGTGCAATCAGCAAAATCCCCCTGGAATATCTTTCCAGTTATGATCATTTTGAAAGCGGAGCGGAACCagttataaaaaaaagcataaataaacGGATTCAGCATCGAGTTCGATAACGTGAGCCAGTTTAGCGTTTCAATCACAGGAATCGATGGCGGTTCGGCGAATAATGGCTGAAAGACCACGCAGAAAAAGTACGGCGACATGAACAATAGGAACACTCCCATAACAATCGCCAGCGTTTTGGTGGCTTTTCTTTCCAGTTTGCTCACAGACTTTGAACTCTGGAGGCTGCTCACCTGTCTCTGAGCCACGAAGAAAATCTTCAAGTAGATGCAGCTCATAATGACTGCAGGGAGGTAAAACGCTAAAACGGGCCCCATAATGTTGGATAAAATAACATTAACGGAGCACATTTCCTCACAAGTTCCTTGACTGTATCCTCCTATAATAATACCAAGTCCAATCATTGCGGCAACACCCCAGCACACTAGAATCATTGTCAAAGCTACTTGAACGCTTATTTTCGATCGGTATGTTAAAGGCTGACACACGGCGTAATATCGGTCAATGGAAATGCAACATAAATTTAAAATAGATGATGTGCATAATGATACGTCAAAGCTGTCTCGGATTTTACAGATTAAATCCTCGTgggaaagacaggaagtgacagtaAAGGCCATGCTGAAAGGAAAAACTAAAACACCAACAAGCAGGTCAgccacagagagagacagaataaAGTAGTTAGTCGGAGTGTGAAGCTTTTGGAAGTAAACGACAGAGATGACCACGAGAAGGTTCCCACATATTGTAGCGACGGACAATAAACCAAGAACacaatacacaaaaacacacgttATAGAAGGGTTGCTGGTGAATATTAAAGATGCATTGTAGCGCTCATAACAAGGATGCATGGCGTTTACAGCATCAGTCCCGTTGATGATGGCATCTTCTTCCATGCTTGAAGATCTCTGCAATCACAGTTCAGTTAGAATagaatacaaatactgtaaaaaaatcAACACAAGTTCTGAATTATGGTCAAAAAGAGCCTCTTCTCTTACTTAACTCTTTTGTATATCAAAGTGAGGTGTGCCCATAGTCTGTACGCGGTGCAACTTTTTGCAGTATTTATAACCCTGTATCTCATTTACATAATCGGAACAAGCAATGATGCACCAATCAGATGCAGGTCGTATGCAAATTCGACTGATGCACGCACTCATGCATaagtgtaagaaaaaaaaacctcatgtTGCATAGTTAatagaacaaaacattttattgggCCAACTTAAAATGTGCAGATTTTcggtcaaaacatttttttggttcATGTTTATTCTCTGATTAAGtcgataataaaatgtaaaatgtgaagCATACAtataccactgttaaaaaaagccccacatttttacatgtttatgtctttatgcttcactgataatgttttttttttttttttgtcaagcgttgaaaTTTCGCACTTTCTTTCTTCCTTGAACGCACAGTAGTTCACAGGAGGCAAAAGTGAAACTCATTTTGGTGTCgcctttcctgttttgtctttgtcttttccatttgtgttttgtcatttagtaatggcaaatgcaaaagcatgcaaatgcaaaagaatGAGGTCATTCTGCCAGGATGATGACTACTCCATACGTGATTACACGATTTGTGCTTGCAGGGGCTATGTAGTTATGGAAACTCAGGAGCCcctttactttacttttgatAAATGTGTATTTGCGTCTACTTTCTGTCAGTGACATTTTTTCCGGGCTCCCGAGTTTCCATAACTACAAAGCCACGACTAGCAGAAAACGTGTAATCACGTATGGAGTAGTCATCATCCTGGCAGAATGACCCGGGTCattcttttgcatttgcatgcttttgcatttgtcattactaaatgacaaagcacaaatggaaaagacaaagacaaaacaggaaaacaatggcaaattggaaaaaaccaAGACAAtacaggaaaaaacaaagagaaaatggaaaacgaatatgactacatttgtatatttttttttattattgattctctttgcaTTTCCACAggttcccttttaattttggcactcctgtgattccatatgaTAAAGCCAGACCCGATGTGAACAatataataactacaaaactgcaaatccGGAACAGACGCTGGGCTTCACTGTGTGTACGTGCCTCCATCTTGCGTAATTATAGGTCTCCTGTTAAAGAAACACGTCAGTTTCAATTCTTTAAtacacaaatgaggctgaatttaccggtatataaaaatcggctatttataacaaaaacaaagacattctatgtaaaaaggTATGCTCAGCCGTAGCCGTGGGCACCCCCCATGTAGTCCTGACCACATgtcattttcatatgattcgactGCGAGACTGATAGTCGAATCACACTCCTCCGAATCGAATCGTCAAATAGTCCATTATTCTAAAACACCTCtcaaaacaatgtaacaatatcaacaacaaaaataatagaTTCCATTTTATTACACataattgtttgagcaaaataaagtcaaaagagcaaaataattgaacaaaagcaaaaactactattggctctcattcaaatcctctgGCTTTTTACCCACCCAAAATCCTCCTGTGTCCAAGCACTTAGTAAGAACCAAATAACAATGTACCAATGTATTtatacaacacaacaaaaacacagctagGGACCGAAAACTATCAATCTCATTACGCTGGTGTCGATCTGATACCAATACGACACTGGTATTGCTAATTCCGATATTGCTGCTAATACCTCTACTGACTACACACGTGATTATTGTACTCATGCAGCTAAGACAGGCGTGTGGCAAAACATatagaaaaatgtaatataatataatcatgAATCAACCTTCAAGCACTTCCGTGATCATGCATCAGGATTCTGTAGCGAAAATAATATGCACAGTATTCAGTCATCAGAATAAATTGATATTGGTAAAATCCCCTTGAAATATTTTCCCAGTTATAATCATTTTGAAAGCAGAGCGGAACCAGTTGTAAAAGAAAGCGTAAATAAATGGATTCAGCATTGAATTGGATAATGTGAGCCAGTTTAGTGTTTCAATCACAGCGATTGATGGAGGACTGTGGAATAGCGGCTGAAAGACAACGGAAAAAAAGTAAGGTGTCATGCATACCAGGAAGACTCCCATAACAATCGCCAGAGTTTTGGTGGCTTTTCTCTCCATTTTATTCAAAGATTTCACACTCTGGAGGCTGTTCACCTGTCTCTGAGCCACGAAGAAAATCTTCAGGTAGATACAGCTCATAATGACTGCAGGGAGGTAAAACCCCAAAACGGGGCCCATTGTGTGTGCCAAAACGATATCCACAGAGCACATTTCCTCACATGCTCCTTGGCTAAATCCTCCAAATATAATACCAACCGCTATCAATGCAGAAATCCCCCAGCACGCGACAATCATCATTAAAGCTACCTGAACATTGATTTTTGATCTGTACGTTAAAGGCTGACACACTGCATAATACCTATCAATGGAAATGCAGCATAAATTCAGAATAGAGGTAGTACAAAGTACTATATCAAAGCTGTCTCGTACTTTGCAAACTAAATCCTCATGATACAAGCAAGAGGTGACAGTAAAGGCCATGCTGGAAGGAAAAACTAAAACGCCCACAAGCAGGTCAGCCCCAGACAGAGATAAAATGAGATAGTTCGTCGGAGTGTGAAGCTGTTTGAAGTAAACGACAGAGATGATCACGAGGAGGTTCCCGCATATTGTAGCGACAGTAAGCAAACCAAGAAGAAAATACACCGAGACACATATTAAAGAAGGGCTGCTTGTAAATGTTAAAGATGTGTTATCAGATTCATAACAAGGATGTATGGCAATAAAAGCATCAGTCCCATTGATGATGGACTCTGGTTGCATTCTCCACGATGCCTGCAATAAGGGTCCACAATATTAGCAACATATCATTCAAGTCGTTTATGTGGGATGAAATAATCAGCTTTCTAATGTGACTGTTCTCTTACCTACGAGCGTCTCTGGAAGTGTGTGCTCCCAAGCCATCAGACGATATTTATAAGGACCGGTCATTAgcatattccaaaaaaaaaacaaacccaattCGATGTATTCTAAGCTGGGCTTACATTGTACGATGGAGAATTATTTattatgagtgctattggccagggaggacggagaaaaaggaaaaatcaggacaattccaaggtccttGACTGCCAggtggcccaaaaaataggtaattactaataaaattagtaattaattcatAAGGGGGAGGggcaacatgatttttttttcatgggacccagaatttcAGACTGCACCCCTGATATTGGCTCCATTAAAATACATGTCGtagttatgagaagaaaacttacaagatgaaagttgaaatctttggaaaattgggaaaaaaacagctttaattttacagtaataaagtcaaaatattaaaagacaaactGGTATCTAAGGAGAAAATaggtgcaattttatgagaacaaactaataaaataatgtcattttagtgcacAAAGTTTAAATTTTGaagaaaaagtattttatttcttttaagttgtaatattatgagaaacaaacaaaacaaaataaagttgtaaattttgctAAATTTGGcttgggaaaagttataatattattggaataaagttaaTATTGCTAAAAGAAAATTTACTAagaatatttaagaagaaactcgaatttggaaacaaaaaagtgaacaattggaaaaaaagaaagaagaaaaaacaccaCAGTTCAAACTAATAATAGCCAATTCATACAAGCTAATTCACCTACGGtagatcacaaagctgagatgcagttttttcttgaaatatatcaaacttgttagcatatctacagcacatgtgttgctttacaaaatatcaaaattttatatcatttttcactatgtgacccTCGCTGGCAAAAGTTTGGAAACCCCTGACCTAGAAAAAAAGGAGCCACAGACAATGTGAGAGAGGGAAGACCTTTAGGCATGACGGTCACTTAGAAAATCACAAGGAcgatccaagaggctacagaaattactaaATTTTaccacaattatcgaccagcaaaatttgttatcgtgacaggcctttTGGCAGGTATGCAGGGGCGTGCCCAGCTTGTGTTTTAAAATTCAATGTTTGAGTGCAAAGACAGTGGAGGACCATTGGGAGGACATGCTCAAGTTGATGCAAAGACGATCTCTAATGAACcattcataaatgtaatatttataaataaaaatatcagttgatttaatgtcagctggg
Coding sequences within it:
- the LOC129172634 gene encoding trace amine-associated receptor 1-like, whose translation is MEEDAIINGTDAVNAMHPCYERYNASLIFTSNPSITCVFVYCVLGLLSVATICGNLLVVISVVYFQKLHTPTNYFILSLSVADLLVGVLVFPFSMAFTVTSCLSHEDLIYRYYAVCQPLTYRSKISVQVALTMILVCWGVAAMIGLGIIIGGYSQGTCEEMCSVNVILSNIMGPVLAFYLPAVIMSCIYLKIFFVAQRQVSSLQSSKSVSKLERKATKTLAIVMGVFLLFMSPYFFCVVFQPLFAEPPSIPVIETLNWLTLSNSMLNPFIYAFFYNWFRSAFKMIITGKIFQGDFADCTLM
- the LOC129172058 gene encoding trace amine-associated receptor 1-like — encoded protein: MQPESIINGTDAFIAIHPCYESDNTSLTFTSSPSLICVSVYFLLGLLTVATICGNLLVIISVVYFKQLHTPTNYLILSLSGADLLVGVLVFPSSMAFTVTSCLYHEDLVCKVRDSFDIVLCTTSILNLCCISIDRYYAVCQPLTYRSKINVQVALMMIVACWGISALIAVGIIFGGFSQGACEEMCSVDIVLAHTMGPVLGFYLPAVIMSCIYLKIFFVAQRQVNSLQSVKSLNKMERKATKTLAIVMGVFLVCMTPYFFSVVFQPLFHSPPSIAVIETLNWLTLSNSMLNPFIYAFFYNWFRSAFKMIITGKIFQGDFTNINLF